A segment of the Macrobrachium nipponense isolate FS-2020 chromosome 4, ASM1510439v2, whole genome shotgun sequence genome:
atTCAGAAGTTGATATCTGAAGTATTTACTCATCCATAGATTACTGATATTAATACtaatgttattattacttttttctcaaaattttataatttctatattagattttttttcttcccctttttaTAGTTCTGAATTATGctattattatctaaatcttcaatataattattgtgtcattatttttcatgaggGCTATGTGCCCAGGTAGTCCCCTACCTGGATCCGCTAGTGCCTGGGTAAGCATATCAGGCAATACGCCAGCAATGCGTAACACGATATACCTCTGAGGAAGTCAGGGACAAATTGTTCGAAAACAGGAATCGAAGAGATTTCAGGTAACTTACAAAGAAGAGCCATctacctgggggggggggggggggggggggggggcagtggtgGGCAGGGGTTTATCGGTTTAACCACCGGGTCCTGTCTGCAATCCGAGAAGCTATTCGACTCTTCggaagtgaaataaaaatattttctgaacTTGATTGTGTCTCTGTTCTACTACCTTATCTAAAATCTAATCAGGATACACATTCATCATTTTAAGGAGACCACTTAAGTAGATTTAAGTAGACTGGAGTTATGGCACTATGTCATTTTAAGTATAGATCTAAGTAGACTGGACTTCAGAAGGTCATCATAGATACTGAGTTTTCCTGTAGAATCaacctttttctgccatatttCACTATCATATAATTTCTTGGACGAACTTTCATCGGGATGACTATATAGGGTTGTGATGTCATATAACATCTTCGGAATCATGAATACCGATAGCAACATCAtacctaatattatttatattttgtaaatgtattatatctttatatatatatatataatagatattatatatatatatataatataatttgaaaaaaaaggggTTAGGTTTTTTCGCGATGTATATTCTTATGTTAATACATGTGCTCGTAGAGGATATCCGTCGTTTTTTGCTCCAGCTTATgatactctaattttttttttcgttttcctcgTAATTGATCTTTTGTCTCTGTATTTCCTACTATCTGCTGTTAATTCTTTCAAATatacaacatattctttggaagcttgaatttcaggtcgaTGGCCCCTTTGTGcttgttcatcttctgaataataataataataataataataataataataataataataataataataataataataataataataataataatattctgtttcttctttcaaatgaaaacatattctttggatgcttgaatttcagtcGATGGCCCcgcccctgtggtgggtttgttcaaTATGTTTAGGgtagttcatcttttgaataataaataataataattataataataataataataataataataataataataataataataataataataataataatagtctttcaTCATATCATTATATGAATCGTCCTCATCGAGACGACAAAAGATGGAATTGTAAGTTTTTATCCTGCAGTGACGAAAACTTGATAAGGCCAGCCATCACATAATAATCGTCCTCTTCATCATGGGAACCGACACACACCTGCCAAAGGATAATCCCACTGAATGGTGACTTGGGTGGGTGTCTTCTCCAGTACATGACTGGGCTAAGTATCGGGTTACCATCGAAAGATATGGAGACAGGGTATTGCGGACCTGTTTGTCCTGACCTACCTGCCGGGTCGTTTAGTAGTAGGTGGGGTATAAAAGCTGAGGGCAGCGAGGGAGTGGGGCATTCCAGCCAGGATCTTCTTCCAGTTTGGATATCAACCATGAAGGCCTCCGTTCTTTGTAAGTCGAACTGTCTTTAGTCACTCGTGAGCaggcatttgtatatatttaaagatactcatagtagcatgagttttgaaatagaaaaacaaaacaaaaaattcacagttatgtgtgggtacatatattaaaattaaatctctacagagaactCTCGGTAATCTGTTTGATTCCCGATTTCAAGAGATTGAACAcagggaatcgaacagattccccaAACTTTTCTGTggagatttattttcaaaatatatgtaaccatacataactgtggattttgtttctctatttgtatatatgaaagtactttcaaatgaaatgattatgcatgtatatatatatatgatatatatatatatatatatatatatatatatatatatatatatatgatatatatatatcagtttgtgtgtgtgtacgtgtgtgtgagtGATTGGACTTAATATTTCTCTCACCATAAATAAAGTCTTCGTTTAATTCATGACAAAATCGAGAGTTTGGCGTTTCCCGAATATAATTTTTGAGACTGTATTAGAACCTAAAATTTAGTTGGCTCTAATGGGACGCATCAAAGGTGAATAAagaatgtgtgggtgtgtgtgtgtttgtgtgtgcatttggATGAGTGCTAATGCATACGCATTACCTAATGTCTGTTAGTATTTGCTTACAGTATATATGTAATGGATTTATAATCTGTATTCTATCCTTTTCAAACAGTACTTGCTGTTGCTCTTGCAACTGCACAGCAGTTCAACGAGAGACGTGAGTTCAACACAGCCGTCAGACTTGCTGGTCCTGGATTCTTCCAGCAAGGAGGATCTTTTGCCAGTCGATCATCCATTAACAACAACTCCAACCAACAGCGACAGTCTTTCTCCACTTCTGGAAACTTCCAGAACCAAAACAATAACTTCCGGTCTGCCTCTTTTGGTAGTGACAGGAACTTAGGTTCCGCTCAGTCTTCCCTGAACAACAACCAGTTCCAGTCTGGATCAACCTCCTTCTCCAGGAATCAACAAAACATAGGAACTCCATTTGATTCCAGGAACCAAAACCAGTTCCAGAATAACCAATTCCAGTCTACCACCAATGCCAATAATTTCCAGCAGAACCAATTCCTGAATAATTTCAACCAGCAGAATTCTCAGAACCAGTTCCAAACCTCTTTCGATAGAGACAACTCCAGGAACAGATTCACATTAGTGGAAAATGTTCAGCTAACACCATCTACTCGCTTCCAGACTACTTCTGGACAGCAGCCATCTGGAATAGCTTTTTTGCAGTCTAACAGAAACCAGCAGAACTCAGGTGACCAATTCCAAGGGTCAAACTCTGCAAGCAACTTCCGTTCTAATGACAACAACAGATTCACCACTGGAAGTCAGTCTCAGTCCAGTGCTCAGTTCAGATCAGGTTCCTCTTCCTCCAGTGAATTCGACGGTGTTTTCGAACCCCTGAACCTTCCCTCTGGAGCCAGTGCCATCCTCGGAAGCATCTCCACTTCCTTCAGCTGCGTCGAGAGGCCTTATGGCTACTATGCTGACCAAGACAACTCCTGCCGTGTCTTCCATATCTGCAATCCTTATCTCTTCTCTGATGGAGAAGTTCAGACTTATCAGTACAGGTGAGTGCTCTTGACatcttaatgaataaattatcaaCATatcggaaataaaaataaagtactcTGCTAGGTCAAATGTTGTTGATCAAAAGGTTATTTATAAGATGGGTTACACTTATCACATCCAGCTTTCACTTCTGCAGTTTCCAATATTAACCAGTTCCCCATCTCATAATTCTTATGCAAGAAAGTTGGGTCTTCCAATTATCTAGCCAATCCTGATTGAGCATAGTGAGTATTTTCCTCACAACAGACGAGAGTGCAATGCCTCTAAGGTTATCACATCCGGTCATTTCACTTTTCTATGGCACTTTAGATATGATTTCCTGGTGTCAATCAGCAAACTTTATTTCTTAGTTCCACACACTGCAAACTAGTCTAGTTAATTGAAGCTAAAATCATCTCAGTGATGATTCAGTCATTCTCCAGTGTTATATTGCTGACAACTTCCAAAACTGTGAATTTAATCATTACTACATGTAATGTCTTTCTCATCTTCTGCTTTATCATTCAAAACATACCCGAACCTCATATCAGTTATTTATGACCTCATGAAAATATTCTGTAGAGTGTTGTCTCTCTTCTTTGAcaggtatttttttctttcttttcattttcttcagaaGATCTCTCACTAAAACATCCTGCCTTTTGACAGCTGTTTTCCTGGTTTTATTTCCTCTATTAGAAATTTAACTAACCTATGACACATAATGATTAGATATTTATTCTATTACAATTTTCCTACTCATTTATTGGGTATTTTCTTGAACCCTCATTTTGGCCAAATTCAGAGTGACTATTAGGTCTTaaatctcctcttcctcttcctccgaaGCTTCATGTGCGGCGAGGGCTCCATCTTCGACCAGAACGAGATGACCTGCAAGGCCGAATACGAAGCCACCCCTTGCCAGGAGGCCCAGAACTTCTACTTCAGGAACGAACAATTCGGTCGCCCTGAGGAAAAGTCTTTCTAAGATGCCGCAACAACGAAGACCTCAAGGAAGCCTGGGTTTTGTCTCGCGCGAGCGACAGCTAAATGAATGTCGTCATATTTCTGAAAAGAGTCGAACTGACTGACCAAAAAAAATGATGATTGCATCAgcatacattatttaaaaaggtttatgtaaaataaagtcgaaatcaagtttatttttctttaccctTTTCCTTTCAATCGAAATCCAAGATCTTAGTTTGGGGAAAAAAATGAGTTTTCACTGAAATCTAAACTAATGATTatggttaaaaaaacaaaatggtgtccactgaaatataaagtaaaaccTTTGGTAAAGTAATAAGGATTATGCTAAGTTATTCTTATCTTTCCTGATAACTGATGTCTTATTTCtgtttcctgttaccttctgttacttcttaggaagcttgaatattaagtcaatggcccctgtagtgggcttgttccttatgaatagggttcatcttctgcataataataataataataataataataataataataataataataataataataataataataataataataataataataataatatctgtttcaactgcatttaatttatatagaatttctcaattcttcttattatctttttcttgtcagcatgtagctgttgtattaagtttcctaaggacatgtaaagattttcatttgtcttaggtttattcctctaacgtgtcgacagcgcacgggcagtcatctatgagagtttacagtaaagtgaattaagatacgttttacaagtatttatagcatgcaaggtcgtgtacaatcggtgggcgtgtcggtgggcagggattttaattggtcgttggatggcaacgaaatctctccctgaggcgttcagatctgtgtggtctggccggagttattagcgttggttgggtgttggttggggtacccacctcttgggcggcaggtactaCTGCAGGCTGTCCAGTTGACATATCTTctgctcgttctctcccgctttctctctctgcttcttcctctctttctctcttattctctctctttctctctctgcaagttcctctctctctctctctctctctctctctctctttctcgttcgctccttctcactctctctctttctctctctgcttattcctctctctctctctctctctctttctcgttcgctccttctcactctctctccttctctctctgcttgttcctctctctctctttctctttctctctctgcttgttcctctctctctctctctctctctctctctccctcaatctctcctctctctctcgtggcggtatacggagtcggttggtttcttgtgctatttcttcttaggacggtaggaagaaattctgtttcttttaccgtgttgatagtcggttttttctctaatatgtgtaatgcttcaagataacgtatgcgtttccggtccggtgcatggtcagtaatttctatgttcgttataagttcagctctttctggtctcctgttatgtttttcctgtagtgaatgaaaatgcccccttcttgaaggtggcaggagagacgcttggagaatctggtggtggtcatcccgatataagaatggtggcctccatccaccgagcatgtgaattcgtaaaTGACACTTCTTCtctggggcgccgggttgtttctaagaagcagctggctggttttcatgtttttgtaataaattatgaggctaattttatcactttctgtagtgggggagacattttcactgattattttccttatagccttttcgtcttccaaatatttgtggtgcatataatttttataaaatattttgataaccctactttggtcgttagtttcggtcgttctttcctggtgccatttgtttatggagtccctcgtttggcgttcgatcatgcgattttaaaaattattgttgatgaggacttgtgtagacctttcgatctccctggtggtttctttccatgtggaacagtgtgtaagggcgcggcggacgaaggcatctaccaccgatcttttatacctgtctgggcacttgctagacccattaaggcatagaaaACCACCCAGTTGCTttttagaaacaacccggcgcccccagaaacgtctttgaagagaagaagtgtcatctacgaattcacatgctcggtggatggatgcctgcattcttatatcgggatgaccaccaccagaTTCTCCAAGCGTCTcccctgccaccttcaagaaggggccattttcattcactacagggaaaaacataacaggagaccagaaagagctgaacttataacgaacatagaaattattgaccatgcaccggaccggaaacgcctacgttatcttgaagcattacacatattagggaaaaaaccgactatcaacatggtaaaagaaacagaatttcttcctaccatcaataagaagaaagagcacaagaaaccaaccgtctccgtataccgccacgagagagagaggagagatcgagggggggagagacagagagagagaccttaccttaccttacagaccttacatcttgttcgggttgccccaggtccctcagtgtgaggctctaatgtctaccagagagttgctagtacatcttccggtatattttgcatctttccaatcttggatggtctgggatgcagttttagatatttgtcgagcttattcttaaacacatctacgctcactcctgatatattcctcagatgagctggcaacgcattgaatagacgctgcattatcgatgctggtgcgtagtggattaatgtcctgtgtgctttccttatttttcctggtatagttttgggcactattaatctacctctgcttgctctttctgatatttttagttccatgatattttctgctattccttctatctgtttccatgcctgaattatcatgtagcgttctcttctcctttctagactatataattttaagaattgtagtctttcccagtagtctaggtccttaacttcttctattctagctgtaaaggacctttgtacactctctatttgtgcaatatccttttgatagtgtgggtaccatatcatattgcaatattcaagtggactacgaacatatgttttgtaaagcataatcatgtgttcagcttttcttgttttgaagtgccgtaacaacattcccatttttgctttacattttgccaacagagttgctatttgatcattgcataacatgttcctattcatcatcacaccaaggtctttaactgcttccttatttgtgatggtctcattattaggtcccttatatgcatatagctttctttctctgtctccataatttattgattcaaatttatcagagttaaataccatcctatttacctctgcccaatcatatactttgttaaggtctctttgtagagcgttcctatcttcatcaaaagtaatttctctacttattcttgtgtcatctgcgaaactactcactaaccgaatccttaacattattgtctatgtcttcaatcataataacaaacagtattgcagctaacaccgtaccttgcggcacaccggatattaccttggcttcatccgatttctcgtcgtttgcaataactatctgttttctgttgtgtaaaaattcttttaaccatcttcctactttatccacgatatggtgttttctaattttcttcgctaatatattatggtctactttatcaaaagcttttgcaaagtctaaataaaccacatctgtttcatttccgcttttcatatttttgaatatgttttcacggtggactaacagttgggtttgtgtactttttccgggtacgaaaccatgttgtcctttattaaacaaattattttttattaaatgttttataatatttttcttcattaccctttcatacactttcataatatgtgatgttagactcacaggcctataattacttgcctctagtcttgatccacttttgaaagtaggggtaatatatgctaatttgtgctcatcaatatatcttgcctgtatctacactttgtcttaataatattgcaagtggctttgcgatagaatgaactactttctttaacaaaatagcaggaattccatcaggccctgcagcagctccatttttaatttcattaatagcctgcacaatatcagcttcattaatatctatgtcagctaaatattcactattttcatcccttacttctatatcattatcttcattatctattctaggggtgaattctctcttatatcgttctgccagtatgttgcaaatttcctttttttcattcgttaatctcccttcaatctcagagggcctatttctattcttctttttattcatcttcttcgcatatgagtataatagtttggggttttgcttgatatttaatagggttttttcttccaagtcccgtttttcattttcttttgattgtataatcttttgttctgcattttctatcttactttttagttctataaactttccatgcatttttttcttttgcaagaccttttttccactttctgattttctggaacaagatccttctgtctcttggtatgcatgaatgatgtttacttttcttcttcggtatatatttttccactattatctccaatatttttatataatatctccgtatttacccttatcatcgcctttacgaaaatgttatcccaatctttgtttaattcttcattaatttctgac
Coding sequences within it:
- the LOC135210842 gene encoding GATA zinc finger domain-containing protein 14-like → MKASVLLLAVALATAQQFNERREFNTAVRLAGPGFFQQGGSFASRSSINNNSNQQRQSFSTSGNFQNQNNNFRSASFGSDRNLGSAQSSLNNNQFQSGSTSFSRNQQNIGTPFDSRNQNQFQNNQFQSTTNANNFQQNQFLNNFNQQNSQNQFQTSFDRDNSRNRFTLVENVQLTPSTRFQTTSGQQPSGIAFLQSNRNQQNSGDQFQGSNSASNFRSNDNNRFTTGSQSQSSAQFRSGSSSSSEFDGVFEPLNLPSGASAILGSISTSFSCVERPYGYYADQDNSCRVFHICNPYLFSDGEVQTYQYSFMCGEGSIFDQNEMTCKAEYEATPCQEAQNFYFRNEQFGRPEEKSF